The following nucleotide sequence is from Halictus rubicundus isolate RS-2024b unplaced genomic scaffold, iyHalRubi1_principal scaffold1265, whole genome shotgun sequence.
CCGAAACCATCCAGGAGATCAAACAGCTCTGCGACCTCAACTTAATGCTAACCACCGCTGAAACCCTGGCCAACAAACTCAGACAATGTAAATCCAACTCCCAGAAATTCCAAGTCTTCCTTCAGGTCATCTCGACCTTGGATTAAATCACTTTCTCTaacttttattataaaaatggctTCTTTCCCTCACATTATTACATGGAATGCGCAATCTGTCGTACCAAAGCGCAATGAAATCATAGCCAACCTTGATCATCTAGAATGTGACATTCTCCTGGTCACCGAGACCTGGCTAAACCCCCAGTTAAACTTCTCCATCCCCGGCTATTCGGTCATCCGAAAGGATCGGGCCAAAGGGTGGGGAGGCGTCGCCATCATTATtaataacaaaattaaattcacAGTTGTACGAGCTTTCACCGACTTGGAATTCCTGGCCATCCGATTAGACCATCCTTCCATCCTGATTGGAGTCGCTTACTTCAGACCTCATCAACCTCCCACTGAGACAGACTTGACATTGATCACCCACTTCGGCTCCCCATTTATAATCGGCGGAGACTGGAACTCCAAACACCGTTTTTGGAACAACGTTCGTGCAAATCAGGCTGGAAAAACCTCTATAAATGCATGATCGAGTCTAACTTTACTATAATTGCTCCTGACTTGCCTACTCACATCACACCACGATATGTCCCGTCTATAATCGATTTTTTCATCACAGATTCACCCTACTCCTTCAAGTGTGATGCATTGGACCATTTTGGCACAGCTCATCGGTCGGTTTCTCTTAAAAAGATCGCCCCCACTGATCCTTCCTCTGGGTCATTATTTCACATGTCCACCGATTGGGACAAGTATAGGGAAAGTACCCTTGCTTGGAGCACTGTCTCCAAATTCAATTCTACATCCGACATCGACCAATGTATTGATACTCTAAATTCATTCCTGCTTGGATCCCTTCGGGACGCTACCACAAGGGACTCGACCCTTGAAAACTCCCCGAGTGCCACCCGGAGAAAAGCAGTGGCAAATGACGATCATTTGACCTCTCTCATAAAGGCCAGGAGAAAGTTGCGTAAGCTATACCAGATCTCTAATGATCCGTACTTCAACCAACAAtcaaaagaatataccagactgaTTAAAATCCGCATATCGGATATCAGACAAAAGGCCTGGGTTAAAATGCTCCAGTGCTTCATAAAACCAGACCCCACCTTCTGGGCCACGTACCAATCACTAGCTAAAAAACGCAACTTCTCCATACCAGTCCTAGAGGTCAATGGTACCAAAATTTACAATGATCACGAGAAATCTGATGCCCTGGCTAACTCCTTTGCAAAAGTGCATCTTGAAGTGTCCCGAATTACATCCTAGCACGAAGCTATAGTAAATGACTTTTACAACAACTTCGAATGGTCCATCCAAGACAACAGTGTCCCAAACAAGATACTCTCCCCGCGGAAAATCTATGACTTAGTCCGCAACATGAAAACTAGCAAGGCTCCCGGACCTGACAAAATCACTGTCCCAATGTTGGCCAATGCATCACCGAGGATTTTCTGCCAGTTATATTACCTGTTCAAGTTCTCTTTCAAATACTGCTACTTCCCAGACGCATGGAAGGTTGCCAAAGTAGTTCCTGTACATAAACCAGGCAAACCCTCTGCCGATCCTGCCAGTTACCGTCCAATTAGCTTGCTGCCTATCCCCGGCAAGCTACTTGAACGAGTTATATGCAATATCATTAACGATCACGCAAAATCCAAAAACTTACTTACTCATCAGCAATTCGGCTTTTGGGCCGTTACACTCTACCGCACATCAGGTCGGCAGAATCACCCAGCACATAGCACATGCGATCAATGTTCGTCGAGACACAGCCATGGTACTTTTGGACCTATCCAAAGCATTCGACACTGTCTG
It contains:
- the LOC143365056 gene encoding uncharacterized protein LOC143365056, with product MASFPHIITWNAQSVVPKRNEIIANLDHLECDILLVTETWLNPQLNFSIPGYSVIRKDRAKGWGGVAIIINNKIKFTVVRAFTDLEFLAIRLDHPSILIGVAYFRPHQPPTETDLTLITHFGSPFIIGGDWNSKHRFWNNVHSPYSFKCDALDHFGTAHRSVSLKKIAPTDPSSGSLFHMSTDWDKYRESTLAWSTVSKFNSTSDIDQCIDTLNSFLLGSLRDATTRDSTLENSPSATRRKAVANDDHLTSLIKARRKLRKLYQISNDPYFNQQSKEYTRLIKIRISDIRQKAWVKMLQCFIKPDPTFWATYQSLAKKRNFSIPVLEVN